Proteins encoded in a region of the Cetobacterium sp. ZOR0034 genome:
- a CDS encoding aldehyde dehydrogenase family protein, which translates to MTNTEKLEKLKRAFEKNKEAIIDALYKDLGKSFEESRLSEYYPVISEFEFFIKNLERWSEPEKIKSFFNFIGGGTILQPEPYGRVLIFSPWNYPFNLTFLPLIGAIAAGNEVVLKPSENSKNSSEVIKKIIDESGIDGVVVELGDETVAKRLLNEKFEYIFFTGSTKVGREIYLKAAETLTPVTLELGGKSPVIIEDEAILDESVDKIIWGKFFNRGQTCVAPDHVYIPKGTAERFIELTREYIRKNGDIGGKIINDKHFERLESYLENQEVIYQNGKIENSTKEKGKFPFTIVLNPKEDDLISKEEIFGPILPLIEYDSLEKVYWDLRQKPSPLALYIFRSEKGDLSTKDIKAGGVCINATILQIVDKKVPFGGVGESGIGRYHGKYSFDTFTHYKPIFEGSSIKISMLQKVISVVLNRIKK; encoded by the coding sequence ATGACAAACACTGAAAAATTAGAGAAACTAAAAAGAGCTTTTGAAAAGAATAAAGAAGCAATAATAGATGCCTTATATAAAGATTTAGGAAAAAGTTTTGAAGAGAGTCGATTATCTGAATATTATCCTGTTATTTCTGAATTTGAATTTTTTATAAAAAATTTAGAAAGATGGAGTGAGCCTGAAAAAATTAAAAGCTTTTTTAATTTTATAGGAGGAGGTACGATTCTTCAACCAGAACCCTATGGAAGGGTTTTAATATTTTCGCCTTGGAATTATCCGTTTAATTTAACATTTTTACCATTAATAGGAGCTATAGCAGCAGGTAATGAAGTTGTATTAAAACCATCTGAAAATTCTAAAAATTCGAGTGAAGTTATAAAGAAAATAATTGATGAGAGCGGAATTGATGGAGTGGTAGTAGAATTAGGCGATGAGACAGTTGCTAAAAGATTATTGAATGAAAAATTTGAATATATATTTTTTACTGGAAGCACAAAGGTCGGAAGAGAGATTTATTTGAAAGCAGCAGAAACTTTAACTCCAGTAACTTTAGAGTTAGGTGGTAAATCCCCTGTTATAATAGAGGATGAAGCTATTTTAGATGAAAGTGTAGATAAAATAATTTGGGGTAAATTTTTTAATAGAGGCCAAACCTGTGTTGCTCCAGATCATGTGTATATTCCTAAAGGAACTGCGGAAAGATTCATTGAATTAACAAGAGAATACATTAGAAAAAATGGAGATATAGGTGGTAAAATCATAAATGATAAACACTTTGAAAGATTAGAAAGTTATTTAGAGAATCAGGAAGTTATATATCAAAACGGAAAAATAGAAAACTCAACAAAAGAGAAAGGTAAATTTCCATTTACAATTGTATTAAATCCTAAAGAGGATGACTTAATCTCAAAAGAGGAGATATTTGGACCGATATTACCTTTGATAGAATATGATAGTCTTGAAAAGGTTTATTGGGATTTAAGACAAAAACCCTCGCCGTTAGCACTGTATATATTTAGAAGTGAAAAAGGAGATTTATCTACAAAAGATATAAAAGCTGGAGGAGTTTGTATAAATGCAACTATACTTCAAATTGTAGACAAAAAAGTTCCTTTTGGAGGAGTAGGTGAAAGTGGGATAGGTAGATATCATGGAAAGTATTCTTTTGATACTTTTACTCATTATAAACCAATTTTCGAAGGAAGCAGTATAAAAATTTCTATGTTACAGAAAGTTATTTCGGTAGTTTTAAATAGAATAAAAAAATAA
- a CDS encoding O-acetylhomoserine aminocarboxypropyltransferase/cysteine synthase family protein, with the protein MAYKFETIQLHGGQHPDSETGSRAVPIYQTSSYVFKDSDHAASNIYGGTYNFLANTIKDYGVESRFFNPKDLDELRALITSKTKVIFIESLGNPSGDVVDIEGISLIAHEYNIPLVVDNTFATPYLIKPFQFGADIVVHSATKFLGGHGTSIAGVIVDGGKFNWKDEKFQTFNTPDNGYHGLKYSDLDETAFIIKARVKTLRDTGAALSPFNAFLILQGIETLSLRMERHVKNAKEIARFLYENNEVEWVSYPEFQENTDKKLIEKYLKNGATSIFTFGLKGGRNRGKKFIDSLELFSHLANVADAKSLIIHPASTTHGQLSDIELEKSGVKPETIRISVGLENIDDLILDLKKAIELSK; encoded by the coding sequence ATGGCTTATAAATTTGAAACAATTCAGCTTCACGGAGGACAACATCCAGATTCAGAAACAGGTTCAAGAGCAGTTCCAATTTATCAAACATCATCATATGTGTTTAAAGATAGTGATCATGCAGCAAGTAATATATATGGAGGAACATACAACTTTCTAGCAAATACAATAAAAGATTATGGAGTTGAATCAAGATTTTTTAATCCGAAAGATTTAGATGAGTTAAGAGCATTAATCACCTCTAAAACAAAGGTCATCTTTATAGAGAGCTTAGGAAATCCTAGTGGAGATGTTGTAGATATTGAGGGAATATCTCTAATTGCTCATGAATATAATATTCCATTGGTTGTGGACAATACATTTGCGACTCCATACCTAATAAAACCTTTTCAGTTTGGAGCAGATATAGTTGTACATTCAGCCACGAAATTTTTAGGCGGTCATGGAACTTCAATAGCTGGAGTAATCGTTGACGGTGGAAAGTTTAATTGGAAGGATGAAAAATTTCAAACATTCAATACTCCAGACAATGGATATCATGGGCTGAAGTACTCTGATTTAGATGAAACGGCATTTATAATAAAAGCCAGAGTAAAAACTTTACGAGATACAGGAGCAGCGCTATCACCATTTAATGCGTTTCTTATTCTCCAAGGAATAGAAACACTATCTCTAAGAATGGAAAGACATGTAAAAAATGCTAAAGAGATTGCTAGATTTTTATATGAAAATAATGAAGTTGAGTGGGTAAGTTATCCAGAGTTTCAAGAAAACACCGATAAAAAATTAATAGAAAAATATCTTAAAAATGGAGCAACATCAATCTTTACTTTTGGACTTAAAGGAGGTAGAAACCGTGGCAAAAAATTCATAGATTCTTTAGAACTGTTTTCTCACTTAGCTAATGTAGCTGATGCAAAGTCTTTAATAATACATCCAGCTTCAACAACACATGGACAATTAAGTGATATTGAATTAGAAAAATCAGGAGTAAAACCTGAAACAATAAGAATATCAGTTGGTTTAGAAAATATAGATGACCTTATTTTAGACTTAAAAAAAGCAATAGAATTGAGTAAATAG